A stretch of Pelmatolapia mariae isolate MD_Pm_ZW unplaced genomic scaffold, Pm_UMD_F_2 NODE_ptg000477l+_length_24376_cov_1, whole genome shotgun sequence DNA encodes these proteins:
- the LOC134623221 gene encoding uncharacterized protein LOC134623221 yields the protein MAIKGILLLCLFGAAFSDIDRRQCDPEMKQQTPTICSNYKNTVYLYDRIQELTEKLIILKTEVTAVKESSERNNNALERLEHKLSKALKENESMKIQKNEFNDMKKQLEEQTTAIATLKSDIQKLINHKERLQGNFSEIEDRLDTTERLLEEKRAQLENLETETEAALNDTNKLLQMYKNELSHLNTTKQSLQREIEAKLDATKTDLKAEIKEILNNTEAFSTELNEQESQVGKLKEKTDYRFKIVDEQLKTHNSTVNNHEAEINLLKEQTAVAFSATNMESPGVFTGPTTSNTSNILIFNQVFTNIGDAYNNKTGIFTAPVKGVYQFTFMTFGYYTYTSGAILVKNGHYQVSTWDFTGPDTSDTTSNTVILELDVKDCVNIILWRGGKVHTSVFSGFLIFPVE from the exons ATGGCCATCAAGGGGATTTTACTTCTTTGCTTGTTTGGAGCGGCATTTTCTGACATAGATCGGCGTCAGTGTGACCCGGAGATGAAACAACAGACACCGACTATTTGTTCAAATTATAAAAACACTGTATACCTATATGATAGAATTCAGGAACTTACAGAAAAACTAATTATACTGAAAACCGAGGTAACTGCTGTGAAAGAGTCTTCAGAGAGGAACAACAATGCTTTAGAAAGGTTAGAGCATAAACTTTCAAAAGCACTAAAAGAAAACGAGAGCATGaagatacaaaaaaatgaattcaatgacatgaagaaacagctggaaGAACAAACTACCGCCATTGCTACCCTGAAGAGTGACATTCAAAAACTGATCAACCACAAAGAAAGATTACAGGGAAACTTCAGTGAGATTGAAGACAGACTTGACACAACGGAGCGACTGCTGGAGGAAAAGAGAGCCCAGCTTGAAAATCTGGAGACAGAAACTGAAGCTGCATTGAATGACACCAACAAACTCCTGCAGATGTACAAGAATGAACTTTCCCAcctaaacacaacaaaacagagCCTTCAACGTGAGATTGAGGCCAAACTGGATGCCACAAAGACAGACCTTAAAGCTGAAATCAAGGAAATTCTAAACAACACTGAAG CTTTTAGCACAGAACTGAATGAGCAAGAATCTCAAGTTGGCAAACTTAAGGAGAAGACTGACTACAGATTCAAGATTGTTGATGAACAGCTGAAAACACACAACTCCACAGTGAACAACCATGAAGCTGAAATAAACCTGCTGAAGGAACAAACTGCAG TGGCATTTTCAGCAACGAATATGGAGTCTCCTGGTGTGTTCACTGGACCCACTACTTCCAACACCAGCAATATTTTGATCTTCAACCAAGTCTTCACCAACATTGGCGATGCTtacaacaataaaacag GAATCTTCACCGCTCCAGTGAAGGGAGTTTACCAGTTCACCTTCATGACTTTTGGTTACTACACCTACACTTCAGGAGCCATCTTGGTGAAGAATGGACATTATCAGGTTAGCACCTGGGATTTCACAGGACCAGATACCAGTGACACAACAAGCAACACGGTAATTCTTGAACTGGATGTGAAAGATTGTGTCAACATCATCCTGTGGAGAGGTGGAAAAGTACACACAAGTGTCTTCAGTGGGTTTCTCATTTTCCCAGTGGAATAG